In Streptomyces sannanensis, the DNA window AGTGAGTCGGGAATACAACGAAGCGCCGCACGGCGCACAGAACGCATAGACGCGGTCCCAGGGCGGGAAGTCCGCAGGCATGGACCGCCACTTGATGCCGTTGTCGACGAGGTAGCGGACCGCGTCGAGCATCTGGCGGTGGCAGTACCCCTCGGGCCGTCCGCCCCGGCTCTCCATCCACGCCGGCGTCGGGAACGCCTGCCGGACCACCGCCCACTCCGCATCGCTCATGTCCGAGCGGTAGCGGGGCTCCCGGCCCGGATGATCAGCCGCATTCCCGAACCTGTGGGCGAGACAGTCACACCCCGGGGTGGCCGAACTGGACTCCGCGGCCGTGACCACGTACAACTGCGACACAGGGCCTCCTGCTCGCTCTGGCTTCGACAACCGCGAGCTACCAGGAGGCCCTCTCTTCATGCCCGTACGGCCGCCAACTCACCCAATCCAGGACGCCGTTCGATCAATAGCGACCGCCTGATCGAAAGGACAACGGCTTCTGACCGATCTGGCTCGGATGGGCTGGGAGTTGCACGCGATCGCGGCCTTCGCCGGCCACCGCAACACCGATTCCACGCTCCAGTACATCCACCTGTCCGGCCGGGACCTGGCCGACAAGCTGGCCCGCGGCATGGAGCACATCCACGCCTGGCGAATACAGATGCTCACCTCCGCGGACGGCAGGACGGCGGAGGTGTCATGGTGACCGCACCACTGCCGGCCGTCGCCGCCGAGGACGGGGCCGGACGCTGGGCTTGGCCGATCTCCCCGCCCCTCGACAACGCCGCGGTGGCGGTGCGACCTGCCGAGGCCAGGGCCGTGGCCGACCTGGGCGTGCGCAATCTGCGGCGACTGCAGTACCACGACCCGTCCGCGCCGGGCTGGCGCGTGATCGCGCGGCTGCTGGTTCCGCTGGAGGCGGTCAACGCCGCGCTGGACTCCCCGCCCACCCCGCATCGCCGAAGGGCCATGCTCAACGTGGTCGCGGTGCTGCTGACACGGTGCGCGGAGACCGGCAGGACCTTCTGGGGCTGGAGCGAGGAGGAATGGTTTCACCTGCTCGGCCGCACTCAGGCCGAGTTCCGCCGGCACGCGCCCGCCTGGGCAGGCGACGAGGTCCGCCCCTATCTCGCGGCGCACGCCTACCTGCTCGGTGGCTTCAACGAGTTCCACCGGCTCGGCAGCTTCCAGCGGCTCACCCTGGCCTGGCGGATCTTTGGACGCGACCGCGTCAACGGCGAGGTCGCACGACTTCGCTCGGTCCTGAGCACCTGGGCCTACCAGCTCGGCCGGGACGAGGACACCCTGCTGCCGATGCTGGCCTGCCAACTGTTCCTACTCAACCGCAGCCCGCATCTTGAGGATCTGGACACCGCACTGTTCGACCAGGTCCGCCGCGACGGACTGCTGGAAGGCAGCCGGCTGAACACCCTGCACGCGATGCAGCGGGCGGTCGCCGAGCTCGGA includes these proteins:
- a CDS encoding transposase gives rise to the protein MSDAEWAVVRQAFPTPAWMESRGGRPEGYCHRQMLDAVRYLVDNGIKWRSMPADFPPWDRVYAFCAPCGASLYSRLTREELGGMFLGRLIYLEAKAEGDNSMSGKRWPSGGIQGGAPQDPRDMAKAGLLEAQSPAAKIETHRNDT